In Oenanthe melanoleuca isolate GR-GAL-2019-014 chromosome 19, OMel1.0, whole genome shotgun sequence, a genomic segment contains:
- the RPA1 gene encoding replication protein A 70 kDa DNA-binding subunit, whose amino-acid sequence MSGRLSEGAIAAIMQGEEVSKPVLQVINTRAIATGTGPPRYRVLMSDGVNTLSSFMLATQLNSLVENERLSAWCICQVNRFIVNSLKDGRRVVILMDVNVLQTADQVGGPIGSPQPYNEGQGQRSAAPAGNPAPSKPQQQNGNLSGAGPAAPKYHAPSNQFGKASAPSALKTPGGSQAKVVPIASLNPYQSKWTICARVTQKGQIRTWSNSRGEGKLFSIELVDESGEIRATAFNDQADKFFPLIELNKVYYFTKGNLKTANKQYTAVKNDYEITFTNETSVVPCDDAQHLPSVQFDFVSISDLENKPKDSIVDVIGICKSYEDVTKITVKANNREVSKRNVHLMDTSGKLVTATLWGNEAEQFDGSRQPVIAIKGARVSDFGGRSLSVLSSSTVVINPDSPEAFKLRGWFDSEGQLLECASISDVRGGPGAGANTNWKTLFEAKSENLGQGDKADYFSCVGTIVHLRKENCMYQACPSQDCNKKVIDQQNGLYRCEKCDREFPNFKYRLMLLVTIADCLEYQWVTCFQDTAEFILGQNAAFLGELKEKNEQAFEEVFQNANFNTYEFRIRVKLETYNDESRIKATAMDIKPVNYREYSKRLIANIRRNAQLG is encoded by the exons ATGAGCGGGCGGCTGAGCGAGGGGGCCATCGCG GCCATAATGCAAGGGGAGGAGGTGTCCAAGCCCGTGCTGCAAGTCATA aataCACGGGCTATTGCCACAGGAACCGGGCCCCCACGTTACCGAGTGCTGATGAGTGATGGGGTGAACACCCTTTCCT CATTCATGTTGGCAACACAGCTGAACTCCCTGGTGGAAAACGAGCGCTTGTCAGCCTGGTGTATCTGCCAGGTTAACAGATTCATTGTCAACAGCCTGAAAGATGGAAG GAGAGTGGTTATCCTGATGGATGTAAATGTCCTGCAAACTGCTGATCAGGTTGGTGGGCCTATTGGCAGTCCCCAGCCATACAATGAAG GACAGGGGCAAcgttctgcagctccagcaggaaacCCAGCACCCAGCAAACCTCAGCAGCAAAATGGCAATTTGTCTGGAGCAG gtcctgctgctcccaagtACCATGCTCCCTCCAACCAGTTTGGAAaagccagtgctcccagtgccctgaAGACACCTGGGGGGTCTCAGGCCAAAGTGGTGCCCATTGCCAGCTTGAATCCATACCAGTCCAA GTGGACCATTTGTGCTCGTGTTACCCAAAAAGGTCAGATCCGCACGTGGAGCAACTCCCGTGGTGAAGGAAAGCTCTTCTCCATAGAGCTGGTTGATGAAAGT GGTGAGATTAGAGCTACTGCATTCAACGATCAAGCAGacaagttttttccactcaTTGAATTGAACAAG GTATATTATTTTACCAAAGGCAATTTGAAGACTGCTAACAAGCAATATACAGCTGTTAAGAATGACTATGAGATTACATTCACTAATGAGACTTCAGTTGTGCCCTGTGATGATGCCCAGCATCTTCCATCTGTTCAGTTTGATTTTGTATCCATCTCTGACTTGGAGAACAAGCCCAAAGACTCAATTGTTG ATGTAATTGGAATTTGCAAAAGCTACGAAGATGTCACTAAAATTACAGTGAAAGCTAACAATAGGGAGGTTTCAAAGAGGAACGTGCATCTGATGGATACATCAGGGAAACTGGTGACAGCTACGCTGTGGGGAAATGAG GCTGAACAGTTTGATGGTTCCAGACAACCTGTGATTGCCATCAAAGGAGCCCGAGTCTCTGACTTTGGTGGCAGAAGCCTGTCTGTCCTGTCCTCCAGCACAGTTGTCATCAACCCTGATAGCCCAGAGGCTTTCAAGCTCCGAGGATG GTTTGACTCCGAGGGGCAGCTTCTGGAATGTGCCTCCATCTCTGATGTGAGGGgtgggccaggagctggagcaaaTACCAACTGGAAAACTTTGTTTGAAGCCAAATCTGAGAACTTGGGACAAGGAGATAAG GCAGATTATTTTAGCTGTGTGGGCACAATTGTACATCTGCGCAAAGAGAACTGCATGTACCAGGCATGTCCCTCCCAGGATTGCAACAAGAAAGTGATAGACCAGCAAAATGGACTTTACCGCTGTGAGAAGTGTGACCGAGAATTCCCCAACTTCAAATACCGCCTGATGCTCCTG GTGACCATTGCAGACTGTCTGGAGTATCAGTGGGTGACTTGTTTTCAAGACACAGCAGAATTCATTCTTGGGCAAAATGCAGCTTTCCTGGGAGAACTGAAGGAAAAG AACGAGCAGGCTTTTGAAGAAGTGTTCCAAAATGCAAACTTCAACACGTACGAGTTCAGGATCCGGGTGAAACTGGAGACTTACAAT GATGAATCTCGTATTAAGGCCACAGCAATGGACATCAAACCCGTGAACTACAGAGAATACAGCAAGAGGTTGATTGCCAACATCAGGAGAAATGCTCAGCTGGGGTGA
- the SMYD4 gene encoding SET and MYND domain-containing protein 4, protein MALPVLEWQGRTARLWAALDPALRERLAAASLHDAVRLGCELLRTEEEEEAALVQLCLQTPTDKNPEASSWYREQGNQEFKRGRYQAALRLYSKAASHQLPGSPEVSLCFANRSAALLHLGHFEACLEDIARAERHGYPDKLLPKVLLRKAECLLCLERLQDAQDILRVLESKIALNGVMTTHLTRLKKLSQLKVKLGEKERCPEPALEARGGIQGEPEIWEESSSISGASSSLSLSFDADRGRHLVASQDIVPGQSLVKEEAFVSVLCPGESLPLQDGDAAWDTRATNADLYCHRCLRQLLASVPCQGCSYAKYCSQGCADMAWQQYHRTECSLGALLLTLGVFCHLALRTVLLAGFAEVSRLVAWSHHGDKNLQSPEARCKPLSEAAAAGAGSRGIPGCGSNGRYQSSYQALFHLLPHTEQHSPEHKFLCTLSVVAICKQLQAAGLEAAVLNQESPQQWSKPKACGKTSDELSPELKTVAEAMLRHVLQLQCNAQAITVMQELGPGDGAVVDKKPVRLATAFFPVLSLLNHSCCPNTSVSFSGTAATVRASQPITSGQEVLHCYGPHWCRMRVAERQELLSQYFFECRCRACLEELESGLKSVVSIRNSFCCPKCQAQMQGEEDTLCCSNEACATSASRDHLSGRLQDLQQQLKKALDLLRVGKADQAIKMLLKCQMDAGTFLSPEHLLMGEMEDHLAQVYATLGKWQEAARHLKKSIEIVEMHHGPSSVETGHELFKLAQILFNGFAVSEALSTIQRAEGILSVHFGPQSAQIQELQEMKACLSQLPRNILQRT, encoded by the exons ATGGCGCTGCCGGTGTTGGAGTGGCAGGGCCGCACCGCCCGGCTCTGGGCCGCGCTGGACCCGGCGCTGAGGGAGCGGCTGGCGGCGGCTTCGCTTCACGACGCGGTGCGGTTGGGTTGCGAGCTGCTCCG GactgaggaggaagaggaggcagcCCTGGTGCAGCTGTGCCTCCAGACACCCACGGACAAGAATCCAGAGGCCTCGAGCTGGTACCGGGAGCAGGGAAACCAGGAATTCAAACGGGGGCGGTACCAGGCTGCCCTGAGGCTCTACTCCAAG gcagcgtcccaccagctccctgggagCCCCGAGGTGTCCCTGTGCTTTGCCAACCGCTCGGCTGCCCTCCTGCACCTGGGGCACTTTGAG GCTTGTTTAGAAGATATTGCCAGGGCTGAAAGGCATGGCTATCCAGACAAGCTGCTGCCCAAGGTGCTGCTGCGGAAAGCTGAGtgtctgctgtgcctggagaggtTACAGGATGCACAGGATATCCTCAGAGTGCTGGAGAGTAAAATTGCTCTGAATGGAGTCATGACTACACACCTGACACGGCTAAAAAAGTTAAGTCAGCTGAAGGTTAAATTGGGTGAGAAAGAGAGGTGTCCAGAGCCTGCACTGGAAGCACGTGGTGGCATTCAAGGGGAGCCAGAGATCTGggaagagagcagcagcatttcaggtGCATCTTCGTCTCTGAGTTTGAGCTTTGATGCAGACAGAGGACGTCACTTGGTGGCCTCCCAGGACATCgtgccaggacagagcctggtGAAAGAGGAGGCCTTTGTGagtgtgctgtgccctggggagagCCTTCCTCTGCAGGATGGTGACGCAGCGTGGGACACTCGAGCCACCAACGCGGATCTTTACTGCCACCGCTGtctgaggcagctcctggcctcAGTGCCTTGCCAGGGCTGCAGTTATGCCAAGtactgcagccagggctgtgcagacaTGGCATGGCAGCAGTACCACAGGACAGAGTGTTCCCTGGGAGCgctgctcctcaccctgggGGTCTTCTGCCACCTGGCCTTGAGaactgtgctgctggcaggattTGCAGAGGTCAGCAGGCTGGTGGCATGGTCCCACCATGGGGACAAGAACCTTCAGAGCCCTGAGGCAAGATGCAAACCTCTcagtgaggcagcagctgcaggagctggtaGCAGAGGTATCCCTGGGTGTGGCAGCAATGGTCGATATCAGAGTTCTTACCAAGCTCTGTTCCACCTCTTGCCCcacactgagcagcacagccctgagcacaaGTTCCTCTGCACGCTCAGTGTGGTAGCTATATGCAAACAGCTGCAAGCAGCTGGCCTGGAGGCTGCTGTGTTGAATCAGGAATCACCTCAGCAGTGGTCCAAACCAAAGGCATGTGGAAAAACCTCAGATGAATTGTCCCCAGAGCTGAAGACTGTGGCAGAAGCAATGCTGAGGCACGTGTTGCAGCTGCAGTGTAATGCACAAGCAATCACTGTAATGCAGGAGCTGg GGCCTGGAGATGGGGCTGTTGTAGATAAGAAGCCTGTGAGGCTGGCAACAGCCttcttccctgtgctcagcctccTGAACCACTCCTGCTGCCCCAATACCAGCGTGTCATTCAGTGGGACAGCTGCCACTGTCAGGGCATCACAGCCAATCACAAGTGGCCAAGAGGTTTTGCATTGCTATG GGCCCCACTGGTGTAGGATGAGGGTTGCTGAGAGACAGGAGCTTCTCAGTCAGTATTTCTTCGAGTGTCGCTGCCGGGCGTGCCTCGAGGAGTTAGAGTCTGGTCTCAAGAGTGTGGTGTCCATCAGAAATTCGTTCTGCTGTCCCAAATGCCAGGCTCAAATGCAG GGGGAAGAAGACACACTTTGCTGTTCAAATGAAGCTTGTGCAACCTCAGCCAGCAGAGATCACCTGTCTGGCCGTTTACAGGACCTTCAGCAACAACTCAAGAAAGCTTTAGACCTGCTGAGAGTTGGGAAGGCTG atcaAGCTATCAAAATGCTCCTGAAGTGTCAGATGGATGCTGGTACTTTCTTGTCTCCAGAGCATTTGCTGATGGGAGAGATGGAGGATCATCTGGCACAGGTCTATGCTACTCTTG GGAAGTGGCAGGAAGCAGCCAGACACCTGAAGAAGAGTATTGAGATTGTGGAAATGCACCATGGGCCATCAAGTGTAGAAACAGGCCATGAACTTTTCAAGCTGGCACAAATCCTCTTCAATGG ATTTGCAGTTTCTGAAGCTCTGAGCACAATTCAAAGAGCAGAGGGGATTTTGTCAGTGCACTTTGGTCCTCAGAGTGCTCAGATCCAGGAACTACAAGAGATGAAGGCCTGCTTGTCACAGCTTCCCAGAAACATCCTTCAGAGGACTTAA
- the SERPINF1 gene encoding pigment epithelium-derived factor has product MQIPVVLLFLGLLAVPSRTQNSATEQNSATADGANAGEEEEDPFYKSPVNKLAAAVSNFGYDLYRQQSSRTATANVLLSPFSLATALSGLLLGAGERTENVISRALFYDLLNKAEVHDTYKDLLSSVTGPEKSMKSASRIILEKRLRARPGFHSQLEKSYKMRPRALSGNTQLDLQEINTWVRQQTKGRIMRFMKDMPTDVSILLAGAAFFKGTWKTKFDTKKTALHDFHLDEDRTVKVSMMSDPKAILRYGFDSELNCKIAQLPLTEGISAMFFLPTKVTQNMTLIEESLTSEFVHDVDKELKTVHAVLSLPKLKLNHEEALGSTLKETRLQSLFTSPDFSKISAKPLRLSHVQHKAMLELSEDGERSTPNPGANAARLTFPIEYHVDRPFLLVLRDDTTGTLLFIAKILDPRGV; this is encoded by the exons ATGCAGATCCCAGTGGTTCTCCTCTTCCTGGGTCTCTTAGCTGTCCCAAGCAGAACCCAGAACTCAGCTACTGAGCAG AACTCTGCCACAGCTGATGGAGCCAATGCtggtgaggaagaggaagatcCATTCTACAAGAGCCCTGTGAACAAGCTGGCAGCTGCAGTCTCCAACTTTGGCTATGACCTGTACCGCCAGCAGTCCAGCCGGACAGCCACGGCCAACGTGCTGCTGTCTCCCTTCAGCCTGGCTACTGCACTTTCTGGTCTCTTACTTG gggctggagaacgaactgaaaatgtgatttctcGCGCTCTCTTCTACGACCTGCTCAACAAGGCTGAGGTGCACGACACCTACAAGGACCTCCTGAGCAGTGTGACTGGGCCAGAGAAGAGCATGAAAAGTGCCTCCAGGATCATCTTGGAGAAAA GACTCAGGGCAAGGCCTGGATTCCACAGCCAGCTCGAGAAGTCCTACAAGATGAGACCGAGGGCACTGAGTGGCAACACCCAGCTGGACCTCCAAGAAATCAACACCTGGGTCCGACAGCAGACAAAGGGAAGGATTATGAGGTTCATGAAGGACATGCCCACAGATGTCAGCAttctccttgctggggctgctttCTTCAAGG GGACATGGAAAACCAAGTTTGACACCAAGAAGACTGCCCTGCATGACTTCCACCTGGACGAGGACAGAACTGTGAAGGTGTCCATGATGTCAGACCCCAAAGCCATCCTGAGATATGGTTTTGACTCAGAACTCAACTGCAAG ATTGCCCAGCTGCCCCTGACAGAGGGAATCAGTGCCATGTTCTTCCTGCCCACGAAGGTGACCCAGAACATGACTCTGATTGAGGAAAGCCTCACTTCTGAGTTTGTCCACGATGTGGACAAGGAGCTGAAGACAGTCCACGCTGTGCTAAGCCTGCCCAAACTAAAGCTGAACCATGAAGAGGCACTTGGCAGCACACTAAAGGAGACAA GGCTCCAATCACTTTTCACATCACCTGATTTCTCCAAGATTTCTGCCAAACCTCTGAGATTATCTCATGTGCAACACAAGGCAATGCTGGAGCTTAGTGAGGATGGGGAAAGATCCACACCAAACCCTGGGGCCAATGCTGCTCGCCTGACCTTCCCCATAGAATACCACGTGGACAGACCTTTCCTTCTTGTACTGAGGGATGATACCACTGGAACCCTCCTCTTCATTGCCAAGATCCTGGATCCCAGGGGTGTTTAG